In Modestobacter versicolor, a single genomic region encodes these proteins:
- the panD gene encoding aspartate 1-decarboxylase produces the protein MMRTMLKSKIHRATVTQADLHYVGSVTIDEDLLDAADLIPGEQVAIVDVTNGARLETYVIPGERGTGVIGINGAAAHLVHPGDLVILISYGLMDETEAKSYIPRVVHVDGGNRVVELGGDPSAPVPGDADQQRSPLGVPVR, from the coding sequence ATGATGCGCACCATGCTCAAGAGCAAGATCCACCGGGCCACGGTGACCCAGGCCGACCTGCACTACGTCGGCTCGGTGACCATCGACGAGGACCTGCTCGACGCCGCCGACCTGATCCCCGGCGAGCAGGTGGCGATCGTCGACGTCACCAACGGCGCCCGGCTGGAGACCTACGTCATCCCCGGCGAGCGCGGCACCGGCGTGATCGGCATCAACGGCGCCGCCGCGCACCTCGTGCACCCCGGCGACCTGGTCATCCTGATCAGCTACGGCTTGATGGACGAGACCGAGGCGAAGTCCTACATCCCCAGGGTCGTGCACGTCGACGGCGGCAACCGCGTCGTCGAGCTCGGCGGCGACCCGTCGGCCCCGGTGCCCGGGGACGCCGACCAGCAGCGCAGCCCCCTCGGCGTACCGGTCCGATGA
- the panC gene encoding pantoate--beta-alanine ligase — protein MTGAPAVAETTAELRKLRDELPGPVVLVPTMGALHEGHRTLVRAARELGGSVVVSVFVNPTQFGPGEDFDRYPRTWDADLAALAAEGADLVFHPPVDEVYPPGAVGVTVQPGPLGDVLEGAVRPGHFAGVLTVVAKLLGLVRPDVAVFGEKDYQQLTLIRAMARELALGVEVVGVPTVREDDGMALSSRNRYLTAEQRSTAAALSAALRAGAAVGPQGGDAVLTAARAVLADAPGLLPDYLELTGPDLGPAPAAGPARLLVAARAGSTRLIDNTAVTLGSPR, from the coding sequence GTGACCGGCGCCCCCGCGGTCGCCGAGACCACCGCCGAGCTGCGCAAGCTGCGCGACGAGCTGCCCGGCCCGGTCGTGCTGGTGCCCACGATGGGCGCGCTGCACGAGGGTCACCGCACGCTGGTCCGGGCCGCGCGCGAGCTCGGCGGCAGCGTCGTCGTCTCGGTCTTCGTCAACCCGACCCAGTTCGGGCCGGGCGAGGACTTCGACCGGTACCCGCGCACCTGGGACGCCGACCTGGCCGCGCTGGCCGCGGAGGGCGCCGACCTGGTGTTCCACCCGCCGGTCGACGAGGTCTACCCGCCCGGTGCGGTGGGCGTGACCGTGCAGCCCGGCCCGCTCGGCGACGTCCTCGAGGGTGCGGTCCGGCCCGGGCACTTCGCCGGGGTGCTGACCGTCGTCGCGAAGCTCCTCGGCCTGGTGCGCCCGGACGTCGCCGTCTTCGGCGAGAAGGACTACCAGCAGCTGACCCTGATCCGGGCGATGGCGCGCGAGCTCGCGCTGGGCGTCGAGGTGGTCGGCGTCCCGACCGTCCGCGAGGACGACGGGATGGCGCTGTCCAGCCGCAACCGATACCTGACGGCGGAACAGCGCAGCACCGCCGCGGCGTTGTCCGCCGCGCTGCGGGCCGGTGCGGCCGTCGGACCGCAGGGTGGCGACGCCGTCCTGACCGCCGCCCGGGCGGTGCTGGCCGACGCCCCCGGGCTGCTCCCGGACTACCTGGAGCTGACCGGCCCCGACCTGGGCCCCGCGCCCGCCGCCGGACCCGCCCGCCTGCTGGTCGCGGCCCGCGCCGGCAGCACCCGACTCATCGACAACACCGCTGTGACCCTGGGGAGCCCCCGATGA
- a CDS encoding Rossmann-like and DUF2520 domain-containing protein has translation MSVRPSRGPAPRPPVQSAPGLAPAAEAPARLRVGIVGAGRVGAVLGAALAAAGHDVVAASGLSAASAERAARLLPGVPLLPADEVVAASDLVVLAVPDDILAGLVAGLAETGAWRRGQLVFHTSGAHGLAVLAPAERAGVLPLALHPAMTFSGGPEDLHRVAAAPFGVTSRPEHRAVAETLVLEMTGEPFWVEERDRGLYHAALVTGANHLVTLVAEAADLLRTAGVADPARVLGPLLTAALDNGLRRGDRGLTGPVSRGDVGTVAAHLQTLTDRAPSSVEAYVALAKRTTERALAAGRLKPHEGAPLLELLSGDTEEAAR, from the coding sequence ATGTCCGTCCGTCCCTCCCGCGGCCCTGCGCCGCGTCCCCCTGTCCAGAGCGCCCCCGGGCTGGCCCCGGCCGCCGAGGCGCCCGCCCGGCTGCGCGTCGGGATCGTCGGCGCCGGCCGCGTCGGCGCCGTCCTCGGTGCCGCCCTCGCTGCCGCCGGGCACGACGTCGTCGCCGCCTCGGGCCTGTCCGCGGCCTCCGCTGAGCGCGCCGCCCGCCTGCTGCCCGGCGTCCCGCTGCTGCCCGCCGACGAGGTCGTCGCGGCGAGCGACCTGGTCGTGCTCGCCGTGCCCGACGACATCCTGGCCGGCCTGGTCGCCGGCCTCGCCGAGACCGGCGCCTGGCGCCGCGGCCAGCTGGTCTTCCACACCTCGGGGGCGCACGGCCTCGCCGTGCTCGCCCCGGCCGAGCGGGCCGGCGTGCTGCCGCTCGCCCTGCACCCGGCGATGACCTTCTCCGGCGGACCCGAGGACCTGCACCGGGTGGCCGCCGCGCCGTTCGGCGTCACCAGCCGGCCCGAGCACCGGGCGGTCGCCGAGACCCTGGTGCTGGAGATGACCGGCGAGCCGTTCTGGGTCGAGGAGCGCGACCGCGGGCTCTACCACGCAGCCCTGGTCACCGGCGCGAACCACCTGGTCACCCTGGTCGCCGAGGCCGCCGACCTGCTGCGCACCGCCGGCGTCGCCGACCCGGCCCGGGTGCTCGGCCCGCTGCTCACCGCGGCGCTGGACAACGGCCTGCGCCGCGGTGACCGCGGGCTCACCGGCCCGGTCAGCCGCGGCGACGTCGGCACCGTCGCCGCCCACCTGCAGACCCTCACCGACCGGGCGCCGTCCTCGGTCGAGGCCTACGTCGCGCTCGCGAAGCGCACCACCGAGCGGGCGCTGGCCGCCGGCCGGCTCAAGCCGCACGAGGGCGCGCCGCTGCTGGAGCTGCTCAGCGGCGACACCGAGGAGGCCGCGCGGTGA
- a CDS encoding SDR family oxidoreductase: protein MSSFEGRTALVTGASRGIGLAIAQSLVDRGARVVVTARKPEALAEAVEQLGGPEKAVAVAGNAGDPEHRAEAVRTAVETFGSLDHLVGNVGINPVFGPLMDAPLDAFRKILDTNVVASLGLVQEAWRAWMHEHGGSVLIVASVAGLKSSEGIAAYGVSKAALVNLTTQLAVELGPKVRVNAVAPAVVKTKFAEALFTGREDALSQQYPVGRLGTPEDIGEAAAYLLGDGAGWVTGQTLVLDGGALSRGPI from the coding sequence GTGAGCAGCTTCGAGGGACGCACCGCACTGGTCACCGGCGCGAGCCGTGGCATCGGCCTGGCCATCGCGCAGAGCCTGGTCGACCGCGGCGCCCGGGTGGTCGTCACCGCCCGCAAGCCCGAGGCGCTCGCCGAGGCGGTCGAGCAGCTCGGCGGCCCGGAGAAGGCGGTCGCCGTGGCGGGGAACGCCGGCGACCCCGAGCACCGCGCCGAGGCCGTGCGCACCGCCGTCGAGACCTTCGGCAGCCTGGACCACCTGGTCGGCAACGTCGGCATCAACCCGGTGTTCGGCCCGCTGATGGACGCCCCGCTCGACGCGTTCCGCAAGATCCTGGACACCAACGTCGTCGCCAGCCTCGGCCTGGTGCAGGAGGCGTGGCGGGCCTGGATGCACGAGCACGGCGGGTCGGTGCTGATCGTGGCCTCGGTCGCCGGGCTGAAGTCCAGCGAGGGCATCGCCGCCTACGGCGTCAGCAAGGCCGCGCTGGTCAACCTGACCACCCAGCTGGCCGTGGAGCTGGGCCCGAAGGTGCGGGTCAACGCGGTCGCGCCGGCCGTGGTGAAGACGAAGTTCGCCGAGGCGCTGTTCACCGGCCGCGAGGACGCGCTGTCGCAGCAGTACCCGGTGGGCCGGCTGGGCACCCCCGAGGACATCGGTGAGGCGGCGGCCTACCTGCTCGGCGACGGCGCCGGCTGGGTCACCGGGCAGACGCTGGTGCTCGACGGCGGCGCGCTGTCCCGCGGCCCCATCTGA